A stretch of Planococcus citri chromosome 5, ihPlaCitr1.1, whole genome shotgun sequence DNA encodes these proteins:
- the LOC135848313 gene encoding uncharacterized protein LOC135848313 isoform X2: MADRHRRDDDDRKSRRDEDRYHRSKAQKRSRSDSRSRHRRHRSSEEREIDIEAETRRMNEIQANIERQRQRDRLESERRGGPQQANYASHRPVIRRSDGKPQPRPPYNADTLPRPPDHNCYNCSNPDHYDYECPKWEDGPRCFRCSEWGHFGTTCNNPRVFYKHEFAKYRDSSRDNRIRDTINGAAQLISGERQPEDFMGIPRFDRDARNDIEENRRRHQSSSRYRSPNRDEQHRSRSSPPRETDKSSRSATDRDATQTENRRQSSSTHSSASGPSPPPGRGRSMARPEGARRLRNFPAMLVDPHIEEESPYTSFLLMELPDIDVNSLNGTQAGLIYNHIAKWEQMLAWFRTRVELRIHAINVEARKPTEIEPVFDIGGVEYSSFLDTVGPAIIGQPMVQPPPGFPPIPPVPKPAYLEHTKEQTMLPFTNTPQPGTSASTSKTEKPVEMNPIGCIKAPENKTEKGSSPNKPQTKAAKKEGTSTDEIFKKFREQNPNAGKSPLNLGKVYNPRRDARTPKKTDTNREGPEHRKPTKPTKLDRTIAAPKPPTPPPMPEKPLWEVKSTKTVAEAEMDTTAQSEAKTDDEWNKPGPSSAQSNATEKPHLNSLGQDMNAPRPRTPEIIRQNLLIRPDIPCEEEWEIGDGEVIDRRRANYRSVNFMYVKQIMELNFTKVNERLTEIETRLHREQVPDEADEGRPMPDAERALLTRQQEELNDAAMAITRVLEDPGSIEDAIEGLHQLIEMSRIYHFALDEHPQRVLMMLRTENLTIDERRRQRNRERRHRNRAHRRNADNVDDGIDVDYFSDSEDRGPGDAAPNFQLLGERLLDEAYQRRNQHDNDDQPMG; this comes from the exons GCTGATAGACATCGTAGAGATGATGATGACCGTAAGAGCAGACGAGATGAAGACAGGTATCACCGGTCTAAAGCCCAGAAACGGTCCAGATCAGACTCCCGAAGCCGCCACCGACGTCATCGTTCCAGTGAGGAACGGGAGATAGATATAGAAGCTGAAACGCGACGAATGAACGAGATTCAGGCCAACATTGAACGTCAACGCCAGAGAGACAGA CTGGAGTCTGAACGGAGAGGTGGGCCGCAGCAGGCCAACTATGCTAGTCACCGACCAGTTATCCGACGGAGCGACGGAAAGCCCCAACCGAGACCGCCTTACAACGCCGATACCCTACCGAGACCGCCCGATCACAATTGTTACAACTGCTCCAACCCGGATCATTATGATTACGAATGTCCGAAGTGGGAAGATGGACCGAGGTGTTTCAGATGTTCGGAGTGGGGTCATTTTGGAACGACATGCAACAATCCCCGCGTATTCTACAAACACG AATTCGCAAAGTACCGAGATAGTTCCCGAGACAACCGGATCAGAGATACAATTAACGGAGCAGCCCAATTAATTAGCGGTGAACGGCAACCGGAGGATTTTATGGGTATACCGAGATTCGACCGAGACGCGAGAAACGATATCGAAGAAAATCGTCGAAGACATCAATCGTCGAGCCGTTACCGGTCACCGAACCGCGACGAACAACATCGCAGCCGCTCATCCCCGCCGAGGGAAACCGATAAGAGTAGCCGGAGCGCAACAGACAGAGATGCAACCCAAACCGAGAATCGCCGACAGAGCTCATCAACGCATTCGTCAGCCAGCGGTCCATCACCGCCGCCCGGACGCGGTCGCTCTATGGCGAGACCGGAGGGAGCGCGACGTCTACGTAATTTTCCTGCGATGCTTGTAGACCCGCACATCGAAGAGGAATCGCCGTACACGTCTTTCCTACTGATGGAGCTACCGGACATCGACGTTAATTCGCTCAACGGAACCCAGGCTGGATTGATTTACAACCACATCGCCAAGTGGGAACAAATGTTGGCTTGGTTTAGAACGCGAGTGGAACTGAGAATTCACGCGATTAACGTCGAAGCGAGAAAACCGACAGAGATCGAGCCTGTATTCGATATAGGCGGCGTCGAGTATTCGTCGTTTTTGGACACCGTCGGACCAGCCATTATTGGCCAACCGATGGTTCAACCGCCGCCTGGTTTTCCGCCAATACCACCAGTTCCGAAGCCGGCCTACCTGGAACATACGAAAGAACAGACGATGCTGCCGTTTACCAACACACCGCAGCCAGGAACTAGCGCTTCGACGTCGAAAACAGAGAAACCGGTTGAAATGAACCCGATTGGGTGTATTAAGGCGCCGGAGAATAAAACAGAGAAAGGATCAAGCCCAAATAAACCGCAAACGAAAGCCGCGAAGAAAGAAGGCACTTCAAcagacgaaattttcaaaaagtttcgtgAACAGAATCCGAACGCCGGTAAATCGCCTTTGAATCTTGGAAAGGTGTATAATCCACGCAGGGACGCGAGGACACCGAAGAAAACGGATACGAACAGAGAAGGCCCGGAACATCGTAAACCAACGAAGCCGACTAAACTCGATCGTACAATTGCGGCACCGAAACCTCCAACCCCGCCACCGATGCCAGAGAAACCGCTGTGGGAAGTTAAGTCGACGAAAACGGTTGCCGAAGCCGAAATGGATACGACGGCCCAATCCGAGGCGAAAACCGACGACGAGTGGAACAAGCCAGGCCCGAGTTCAGCACAGAGTAATGCAACAGAGAAGCCGCATTTAAATTCGTTAGGCCAAGATATGAATGCGCCGCGGCCACGCACGCCCGAAATCATCCGGCAAAACCTACTAATTCGGCCAGACATTCCGTGCGAAGAAGAATGGGAAATTGGCGACGGAGAAGTGATTGATCGACGGAGAGCGAATTATCGTTCCGTTAATTTCATGTACGTGAAGCAGATCATGGAATTGAACTTCACGAAGGTCAACGAGAGGCTCACCGAGATCGAAACGCGACTTCACCGAGAGCAGGTTCCTGATGAAGCAGACGAGGGAAGGCCGATGCCGGATGCCGAGAGAGCCCTGTTAACCAGGCAACAGGAGGAGTTAAACGACGCAGCGATGGCGATCACGCGCGTATTGGAAG ATCCTGGTTCAATTGAAGACGCGATTGAAGGTCTGCATCAATTAATCGAGATGTCGCGTATTTACCACTTTGCGCTGGATGAACACCCGCAACGCGTATTAATGATGCTGCGAACAGAGAACCTGACTATTGATGAACGTAGACGTCAGAGAAATCGCGAACGGAGACACCGCAATCGAGCGCATCGCCGAAACGCCGATAACGTAGACGACGGTATTGACGTCGATTATTTTTCCGATTCTGAAGATCGTGGTCCAGGCGATGCTGCgccgaattttcaattactagGCGAACGTTTACTTGATGAAGCCTATCAACGGAGAAATCAACACGATAACGACGATCAACCAATGGGATAG
- the LOC135848313 gene encoding uncharacterized protein LOC135848313 isoform X1, producing MIDAIFDLRRVERNVSRGTIKSEFNKLMLGRGETLDAFFGRMDELTYDFKMQTKGEEIPEPEIFDRIVEATESIYTELRVILKSKGEYPHTSLADLKLLLLQLESERRGGPQQANYASHRPVIRRSDGKPQPRPPYNADTLPRPPDHNCYNCSNPDHYDYECPKWEDGPRCFRCSEWGHFGTTCNNPRVFYKHEFAKYRDSSRDNRIRDTINGAAQLISGERQPEDFMGIPRFDRDARNDIEENRRRHQSSSRYRSPNRDEQHRSRSSPPRETDKSSRSATDRDATQTENRRQSSSTHSSASGPSPPPGRGRSMARPEGARRLRNFPAMLVDPHIEEESPYTSFLLMELPDIDVNSLNGTQAGLIYNHIAKWEQMLAWFRTRVELRIHAINVEARKPTEIEPVFDIGGVEYSSFLDTVGPAIIGQPMVQPPPGFPPIPPVPKPAYLEHTKEQTMLPFTNTPQPGTSASTSKTEKPVEMNPIGCIKAPENKTEKGSSPNKPQTKAAKKEGTSTDEIFKKFREQNPNAGKSPLNLGKVYNPRRDARTPKKTDTNREGPEHRKPTKPTKLDRTIAAPKPPTPPPMPEKPLWEVKSTKTVAEAEMDTTAQSEAKTDDEWNKPGPSSAQSNATEKPHLNSLGQDMNAPRPRTPEIIRQNLLIRPDIPCEEEWEIGDGEVIDRRRANYRSVNFMYVKQIMELNFTKVNERLTEIETRLHREQVPDEADEGRPMPDAERALLTRQQEELNDAAMAITRVLEDPGSIEDAIEGLHQLIEMSRIYHFALDEHPQRVLMMLRTENLTIDERRRQRNRERRHRNRAHRRNADNVDDGIDVDYFSDSEDRGPGDAAPNFQLLGERLLDEAYQRRNQHDNDDQPMG from the exons ATGATCGACGCCATTTTCGACTTACGGAGAGTAGAGAGGAACGTGAGTAGGGGTACGATCAAGTCCGAGTTCAACAAGCTGATGTTAGGAAGAGGGGAGACTCTCGATGCTTTCTTTGGGCGTATGGACGAACTCACCTACGACTTTAAGATGCAAACGAAAGGGGAAGAGATTCCCGAGCCAGAGATCTTTGATAGGATAGTAGAGGCGACAGAGTCTATCTATACAGAGCTTAGGGTTATTCTTAAGTCTAAGGGCGAATATCCTCATACGAGTCTCGCTGACCTTAAGTTGTTGTTGTTACAGCTGGAGTCTGAACGGAGAGGTGGGCCGCAGCAGGCCAACTATGCTAGTCACCGACCAGTTATCCGACGGAGCGACGGAAAGCCCCAACCGAGACCGCCTTACAACGCCGATACCCTACCGAGACCGCCCGATCACAATTGTTACAACTGCTCCAACCCGGATCATTATGATTACGAATGTCCGAAGTGGGAAGATGGACCGAGGTGTTTCAGATGTTCGGAGTGGGGTCATTTTGGAACGACATGCAACAATCCCCGCGTATTCTACAAACACG AATTCGCAAAGTACCGAGATAGTTCCCGAGACAACCGGATCAGAGATACAATTAACGGAGCAGCCCAATTAATTAGCGGTGAACGGCAACCGGAGGATTTTATGGGTATACCGAGATTCGACCGAGACGCGAGAAACGATATCGAAGAAAATCGTCGAAGACATCAATCGTCGAGCCGTTACCGGTCACCGAACCGCGACGAACAACATCGCAGCCGCTCATCCCCGCCGAGGGAAACCGATAAGAGTAGCCGGAGCGCAACAGACAGAGATGCAACCCAAACCGAGAATCGCCGACAGAGCTCATCAACGCATTCGTCAGCCAGCGGTCCATCACCGCCGCCCGGACGCGGTCGCTCTATGGCGAGACCGGAGGGAGCGCGACGTCTACGTAATTTTCCTGCGATGCTTGTAGACCCGCACATCGAAGAGGAATCGCCGTACACGTCTTTCCTACTGATGGAGCTACCGGACATCGACGTTAATTCGCTCAACGGAACCCAGGCTGGATTGATTTACAACCACATCGCCAAGTGGGAACAAATGTTGGCTTGGTTTAGAACGCGAGTGGAACTGAGAATTCACGCGATTAACGTCGAAGCGAGAAAACCGACAGAGATCGAGCCTGTATTCGATATAGGCGGCGTCGAGTATTCGTCGTTTTTGGACACCGTCGGACCAGCCATTATTGGCCAACCGATGGTTCAACCGCCGCCTGGTTTTCCGCCAATACCACCAGTTCCGAAGCCGGCCTACCTGGAACATACGAAAGAACAGACGATGCTGCCGTTTACCAACACACCGCAGCCAGGAACTAGCGCTTCGACGTCGAAAACAGAGAAACCGGTTGAAATGAACCCGATTGGGTGTATTAAGGCGCCGGAGAATAAAACAGAGAAAGGATCAAGCCCAAATAAACCGCAAACGAAAGCCGCGAAGAAAGAAGGCACTTCAAcagacgaaattttcaaaaagtttcgtgAACAGAATCCGAACGCCGGTAAATCGCCTTTGAATCTTGGAAAGGTGTATAATCCACGCAGGGACGCGAGGACACCGAAGAAAACGGATACGAACAGAGAAGGCCCGGAACATCGTAAACCAACGAAGCCGACTAAACTCGATCGTACAATTGCGGCACCGAAACCTCCAACCCCGCCACCGATGCCAGAGAAACCGCTGTGGGAAGTTAAGTCGACGAAAACGGTTGCCGAAGCCGAAATGGATACGACGGCCCAATCCGAGGCGAAAACCGACGACGAGTGGAACAAGCCAGGCCCGAGTTCAGCACAGAGTAATGCAACAGAGAAGCCGCATTTAAATTCGTTAGGCCAAGATATGAATGCGCCGCGGCCACGCACGCCCGAAATCATCCGGCAAAACCTACTAATTCGGCCAGACATTCCGTGCGAAGAAGAATGGGAAATTGGCGACGGAGAAGTGATTGATCGACGGAGAGCGAATTATCGTTCCGTTAATTTCATGTACGTGAAGCAGATCATGGAATTGAACTTCACGAAGGTCAACGAGAGGCTCACCGAGATCGAAACGCGACTTCACCGAGAGCAGGTTCCTGATGAAGCAGACGAGGGAAGGCCGATGCCGGATGCCGAGAGAGCCCTGTTAACCAGGCAACAGGAGGAGTTAAACGACGCAGCGATGGCGATCACGCGCGTATTGGAAG ATCCTGGTTCAATTGAAGACGCGATTGAAGGTCTGCATCAATTAATCGAGATGTCGCGTATTTACCACTTTGCGCTGGATGAACACCCGCAACGCGTATTAATGATGCTGCGAACAGAGAACCTGACTATTGATGAACGTAGACGTCAGAGAAATCGCGAACGGAGACACCGCAATCGAGCGCATCGCCGAAACGCCGATAACGTAGACGACGGTATTGACGTCGATTATTTTTCCGATTCTGAAGATCGTGGTCCAGGCGATGCTGCgccgaattttcaattactagGCGAACGTTTACTTGATGAAGCCTATCAACGGAGAAATCAACACGATAACGACGATCAACCAATGGGATAG